The proteins below come from a single Alnus glutinosa chromosome 9, dhAlnGlut1.1, whole genome shotgun sequence genomic window:
- the LOC133877641 gene encoding beta-glucosidase 12-like → MMAFEGYLLLGLLVLLGSLTSSTGAHETVSLNRSSFPAGFIFGTASSSYQYEGGAKEGGRGPSIWDTYTHKYPGRITDGSNGDVAIDQYHRYKEDVGIMKEMGLDAYRFSISWSRLLPKGKLSGGVNREGIKYYNDLINELVAKGVQPFVTLFHWDLPQALEEKYGGFLSLHIVDDFRDYAELCYKEFGDRVKYWITLNEPWSYSFGGYGSGVLAPARCSNWQHLNCIAGDSGTEPYLVSHHQLLSHAAAVQVYRQKYQAAQKGVVGITLVSHWMVPLSDARHHHNAALRALDFMLGWFMEPLTNGEYPHSMRSLVRNRLPKFSKEESKLVKGSFDFIGLNYYTARYAAYAPGLNAGNASCLTDSRANLSTQRNEIPIGQQAASYWLYVYPRGIRELLLYTKMKYRNPLIYITENGIDEFNDASLPLEECLADSNRIDYYYHHLRYLNSAIKDGVNVKGYFAWSLLDNFEWYLGYTVRFGFNYVDYKDGLKRHPKLSAHWFKNFLKN, encoded by the exons ATGATGGCGTTTGAAGGCTATCTACTCTTAGGCCTTCTGGTGCTTCTTGGCTCATTGACTAGCAGTACCGGCGCCCATGAAACTGTTTCACTCAACCGGAGCAGTTTCCCGGCAGGTTTCATTTTTGGGACGGCATCATCGTCTTACCAG TATGAAGGTGGTGCAAAAGAAGGTGGTAGAGGACCAAGCATCTGGGACACCTACACCCATAAATATCcag GTAGGATAACGGATGGAAGCAACGGAGATGTAGCCATTGATCAATATCATCGCTACAAG GAAGATGTGGGAATTATGAAAGAGATGGGTTTAGATGCATACAGATTCTCAATCTCATGGTCTCGATTGCTACCAA AAGGAAAACTAAGTGGGGGTGTTAACAGGGAAGgaataaaatattacaatgacCTCATCAATGAGCTAGTAGCAAAAG GTGTACAGCCCTTTGTGACACTTTTCCACTGGGATCTTCCCCAAGCCTTGGAAGAGAAGTACGGTGGTTTCTTAAGTCTTCACATTGT GGATGATTTTCGGGACTACGCAGAGCTTTGCTATAAGGAATTTGGCGATCGTGTGAAGTATTGGATCACTCTAAATGAGCCATGGAGCTACAGCTTTGGTGGTTATGGAAGTGGGGTATTAGCGCCGGCTCGATGTTCCAATTGGCAACATCTCAATTGCATCGCTGGAGATTCCGGGACGGAGCCATATCTAGTGTCACACCACCAGCTTCTTTCTCATGCAGCTGCTGTTCAAGTTTACAGGCAAAAATATCAG GCAGCACAAAAAGGCGTTGTAGGGATAACGTTGGTATCGCACTGGATGGTGCCACTCTCTGACGCGAGGCACCACCACAATGCGGCGCTAAGAGCCCTTGATTTCATGCTTGGATG GTTTATGGAGCCCTTGACCAATGGTGAGTATCCACATAGCATGCGATCTCTTGTTCGAAACCGATTACCCAAGTTCAGCAAAGAAGAATCGAAGCTGGTAAAAGGGTCATTTGACTTCATCGGATTAAACTACTATACTGCTAGATACGCAGCCTATGCACCTGGCCTTAATGCTGGAAATGCAAGCTGCTTGACTGATTCGCGTGCCAATCTTTCAA ctcAGCGCAATGAAATCCCCATCGGTCAACAG GCTGCTTCATATTGGCTCTATGTCTATCCGAGAGGAATTCGAGAACTTCTGCTATACACAAAGATGAAGTACCGTAATCCACTAATTTATATCACAGAGAATG GAATTGATGAGTTTAATGATGCCTCCCTGCCGCTTGAGGAATGCCTTGCAGACAGCAATAGAATTGATTATTACTATCATCATCTTCGATATCTTAATAGTGCTATCAA GGATGGTGTTAACGTTAAGGGCTACTTTGCATGGTCATTGTTGGACAACTTTGAATGGTATTTAGGTTACACGGTTCGTTTTGGGTTCAACTACGTAGACTACAAGGATGGGTTGAAAAGGCATCCAAAACTTTCTGCCCATTGGTTCAAGAATTTCCTCAAGAATTAA
- the LOC133877652 gene encoding cytochrome P450 714C2-like codes for MISSFVKNYTLQRLVTVARCSSSPLLLLRNPLSICTSLDFGRPSNQSKERSDPLVGQGIVTSNEAKWAHQRKIIAPELYMEKVKGMMIIMVESSMTVVNSWRVESEGGVADIHIDEYMRSFFGDVISRACFGSSYSKGEEVFLKLRALQEHMSKKVAKGIPGVRFNLFQPKHLQYLPTKSNRETWRLEKKVRTLILKAVKEGKEAATGNNHQDGALLELGTSFRLSMGLHVACGSHLLLPRHQQGSTSGHFHPLFSPVL; via the exons ATGATCAGTTCTTTCGTGAAGAACTACACTCTTCAACGGCTAGTAACTGTTGCTCGGTGTAGTTCTTCACCCCTTTTGCTACTCCGGAATCCTCTAAGCATATGCACTTCCTTAGACTTTGGAAGGCCTTCCAATCAATCCAAAGAGCGTAGTGATCCTTTGGTTGGCCAAGGGATCGTGACATCAAATGAAGCAAAATGGGCTCACCAGAGGAAAATCATTGCTCCCGAACTATATATGGAGAAGGTTAAG GGCATGATGATCATAATGGTGGAGTCGTCGATGACAGTAGTGAACTCATGGAGGGTAGAAAGTGAGGGTGGAGTTGCAGATATTCACATTGATGAATATATGAGAAGCTTTTTCGGAGATGTGATTTCAAGAGCCTGCTTTGGGAGCAGCTATTCCAAAGGGGAAGAGGTCTTTTTAAAGCTTAGAGCACTTCAAGAGCACATGTCTAAAAAGGTTGCAAAGGGTATTCCTGGAGTGAGGTTTAATCTTTTCCAACCCAAGCACTTACAGTATCTTCCAACTAAGAGTAACAGAGAAACATGGAGGCTAGAAAAAAAGGTCCGAACTTTGATTCTCAAGGCAGTGAAGGAAGGAAAGGAAGCGGCAACAGGGAACAATCATCAAGATGGAGCATTACTTGAACTGGGCACAAGCTTTAGGCTCAGCATGGGCCTTCATGTTGCTTGTGGGTCTCATTTGTTGCTGCCTCGCCACCAACAAGGCAGCACAAGCGGTCATTTTCATCCTCTATTCTCCCCTGTTTTATAG